The following are encoded together in the Amyelois transitella isolate CPQ chromosome 6, ilAmyTran1.1, whole genome shotgun sequence genome:
- the LOC106139231 gene encoding cyclic AMP response element-binding protein A: MEGYFDNDDLKDVWETDIDPDMQEVLDEDSEMSDWMIRDSKSVVVLHDRLMTDAALGAAPIKTEHSYSLHSDVESAPSSPHHTKVDDMEDECYPAMPASAWSSRRRSSDSPVREVKTEPKSEPESPASSCPPSPTPGTPVTHLDYVIDHTTGTIHMPPAVLQKVGAAGVPQLLLSAAPRLANSLGSNKLSIKVTSSASGFSLPPTPPSSLSSSDSEGALSPAHEAATPVSAAAPARRPHLYVSHHSRQPINTPLISSQPKGSTGTLVLTEEEKRTLLAEGYPVPTRLPLSKAEEKSLKKIRRKIKNKISAQESRRKKKEYMDQLERKVEILVSENSDYRKRVDTLEQKNASLLSQLAALQALVSRGNRK, from the exons GACATGCAAGAAGTATTGGACGAGGACTCGGAGATGAGCGACTGGATGATCCGGGACTCGAAGTCCGTGGTGGTGCTGCACGACCGGCTGATGACGGACGCGGCCCTGGGCGCGGCTCCCATAAAAACAGAACACTCCTACAGCCTACATTCAGACGTCGAGTCTGCACCTTCTTCACCACACCACACCAAAGTCGATG ACATGGAAGACGAGTGTTACCCAGCCATGCCAGCGAGCGCGTGGAGCAGTCGGCGACGGTCCAGCGACTCCCCCGTGCGGGAGGTGAAGACCGAGCCAAAGTCGGAGCCAGAGTCCCCGGCCTCCTCCTGTCCACCGTCACCCACACCAGGCACTCCAGTCACACACCTCGACTATGTCATTGACCACACG ACGGGCACCATACACATGCCGCCTGCAGTGCTACAGAAAGTAGGCGCGGCAGGCGTTCCACAACTACTGCTGAGTGCGGCGCCGCGGCTCGCCAACTCGCTCGGGTCCAACAAGCTGTCCATCAAAGTAACCAGCTCAGCTTCAG GGTTCTCTCTCCCGCCCACGCCACCATCATCGCTATCTTCGTCGGACAGCGAAGGGGCGCTGTCTCCCGCGCACGAGGCGGCAACCCCTGTGTCTGCAGCGGCGCCCGCGCGGCGGCCTCATCTGTACGTGTCACACCACTCGCGGCAGCCAATCAACACTCCGCTCATTAGCAGCCAGCCG AAAGGTTCAACGGGCACTTTGGTACTCACAGAAGAGGAAAAGCGCACACTTCTTGCTGAAGGATATCCCGTTCCTACTCGTCTTCCACTGTCTAAAGCCGAGGAAAAATCTCTTAAAAAGATCCgaagaaaaatcaaaaataag ATTTCTGCTCAAGAGAGCAGGCGCAAAAAGAAAGAGTACATGGACCAGCTAGAGAGGAAGGTAGAAATCCTGGTGTCAGAAAACTCAGACTACCGGAAAAGGGTGGACACCCTGGAGCAGAAGAACGCCAGCCTGCTCAGCCAGCTGGCGGCGCTGCAGGCGCTCGTGTCGCGCGGCAACAGGAAGTGA